Proteins co-encoded in one Egicoccus sp. AB-alg6-2 genomic window:
- a CDS encoding carbohydrate ABC transporter permease yields MTTSPPPPTTQVDDEELSDEGIRPPGGMNRAKVAISGGLLLLTAVLSLAAFEWMRGTDANAALVVSVALLIGVVGVFALFVLLDRLTDGLPLRFQETVRPWVFVGPALILLGIFLLYPAIRTIMLGFQDARGNEWIGTDNFVRIWTDPSLRRSVLNTLAWMVVVPGLAVGIGLVFAVLADRLRKGESLAKSLIFLPMAISFVGASVVWAFIYDFQAFGNQTGLLNGILTALGQDPVSWTAIYPWNNFFLMIIMVWMQTGFAMVILSAAIKGVPEDILEAARIDGATELQVFWRITVPSIMSAIVVVTTTMIINVLKIFDIVWVMTGGRDGTEVIAERFIRWFFTFRDQGQGAAIATMLFVLVLPVMIWNIKRFRAEEEIR; encoded by the coding sequence GTGACGACGTCACCGCCACCGCCGACGACCCAGGTCGACGACGAGGAGCTGTCGGACGAGGGGATCCGGCCACCGGGGGGCATGAACCGGGCCAAGGTCGCCATCAGCGGCGGGTTGCTGCTGTTGACGGCCGTGCTGTCGCTGGCGGCGTTCGAGTGGATGCGTGGCACCGACGCCAACGCCGCGCTCGTGGTCAGCGTCGCCCTCCTGATCGGGGTCGTCGGGGTCTTCGCGCTGTTCGTGCTGCTCGACCGCCTCACCGACGGCCTGCCGCTCCGGTTCCAGGAGACCGTGCGGCCGTGGGTGTTCGTCGGACCGGCACTGATCCTGTTGGGCATCTTCCTGCTCTACCCCGCCATCCGCACCATCATGCTCGGGTTCCAGGACGCCCGCGGCAACGAATGGATCGGCACCGACAACTTCGTACGCATCTGGACCGACCCCTCGTTGCGCCGCTCGGTGCTCAACACCCTCGCCTGGATGGTCGTGGTGCCCGGGCTCGCGGTCGGCATCGGCCTGGTCTTCGCCGTCCTCGCCGACCGACTGCGCAAGGGCGAGTCGCTGGCGAAGTCGCTGATCTTTTTGCCGATGGCGATCTCGTTCGTGGGCGCCAGCGTCGTCTGGGCCTTCATCTACGACTTCCAGGCGTTCGGCAACCAGACCGGTCTGCTCAACGGCATCCTGACCGCACTGGGCCAGGACCCCGTGTCGTGGACGGCCATCTACCCCTGGAACAACTTCTTCCTGATGATCATCATGGTCTGGATGCAGACCGGCTTCGCCATGGTGATCCTGTCGGCGGCGATCAAGGGCGTCCCCGAGGACATCCTCGAGGCCGCCCGCATCGACGGCGCCACCGAACTGCAGGTGTTCTGGCGCATCACCGTGCCCTCGATCATGTCGGCCATCGTGGTCGTCACCACGACGATGATCATCAACGTCCTCAAGATCTTCGACATCGTCTGGGTCATGACCGGCGGTCGCGACGGCACCGAGGTGATCGCCGAACGCTTCATCCGCTGGTTCTTCACCTTCCGCGACCAGGGCCAGGGGGCGGCGATCGCGACCATGCTGTTCGTGCTCGTCCTGCCCGTGATGATCTGGAACATCAAGCGCTTCCGCGCCGAGGAGGAGATCCGATGA
- a CDS encoding MaoC family dehydratase, with protein MRRTAADQDTDAPIELPAVPSLGRLYARSLRALVPPPLPGRPSDVLPGRSVEVGDVEVGPDEVAAYARVCGFGLADEVPLTYPHVLAFPLAIHLMVADDFPFALPGLVHVAQRIQQTSAVRVGDHLDVQVRATALRPHRRGRQFDVVAEFARDGRAVWTGTSTYLRRGGNGAPSDALPPDGAPTADAGEGGADRAAATNGPATATWRLPGDLGRRYGAVSGDRNPIHLWPVTARLGGFSRPIAHGMWTAARSVAAVADRIAGPADLQVAFKQPLPLPSTVALRVERDGTAARFRLHDRSGRCLFLTGTLDAPEDLR; from the coding sequence GTGCGCCGCACCGCCGCCGACCAGGACACCGACGCCCCCATCGAACTTCCCGCCGTGCCGTCGCTCGGTCGCCTCTACGCCCGATCGCTCCGCGCCCTCGTGCCGCCGCCGTTGCCAGGCCGACCGTCCGATGTGCTGCCCGGCCGCTCGGTCGAGGTGGGCGACGTCGAGGTCGGCCCGGACGAGGTGGCCGCCTATGCGCGCGTCTGTGGGTTCGGCCTCGCCGACGAGGTGCCGCTGACCTATCCACACGTGCTGGCGTTTCCGCTGGCCATCCACCTCATGGTCGCCGACGACTTCCCCTTCGCCCTTCCCGGGCTGGTCCACGTCGCCCAGCGGATCCAGCAGACGTCGGCCGTCCGGGTCGGCGACCACCTCGACGTGCAGGTGCGGGCAACGGCACTGCGGCCGCACCGCAGAGGACGCCAGTTCGACGTCGTCGCCGAGTTCGCGCGGGACGGGCGCGCGGTGTGGACGGGCACCAGCACGTACCTGCGGCGCGGCGGGAACGGCGCGCCGTCGGACGCGCTCCCGCCGGACGGTGCCCCCACCGCCGACGCAGGCGAGGGCGGTGCCGATCGTGCGGCTGCGACCAACGGACCGGCCACCGCGACCTGGCGCCTGCCCGGGGACCTCGGCCGGCGCTACGGCGCCGTCTCCGGTGACCGAAACCCGATCCACCTGTGGCCCGTGACCGCCCGCCTCGGCGGCTTCTCGCGTCCCATCGCCCACGGCATGTGGACCGCGGCGCGTTCGGTCGCCGCCGTCGCCGACCGCATCGCCGGCCCGGCCGATCTGCAGGTCGCTTTCAAGCAACCCCTGCCGCTGCCGTCGACGGTCGCGCTGCGCGTCGAACGCGACGGCACCGCGGCGCGCTTCCGCCTGCACGACCGATCCGGCCGCTGCCTGTTCCTGACCGGCACCCTCGACGCCCCGGAGGACCTTCGATGA
- a CDS encoding acetyl-CoA C-acetyltransferase, giving the protein MQARPAAVLGGNRTPFARQNGPYAQASNSDLLSAAIEGLVARFALQGQRAGEVVAGAVLKHSRDFNLTREVVLGSSLDRATPAYDVQMACGTGLQAVVNVANRIALHQIDWGIAGGTDTTSDAPLAVGDDLRRLLIRLNAARTVQERLRIVAGFRPGHLLPEMPQNVEPRTGLSMGEHAAITAAEWGITREAQDALALASHHHLAAAYDRGFLDDLVTPFLGLQRDQNLRPDSSLDDLARLKPVFGRDLGDAATMTAGNSTPLSDGASAVLLGSDDWAAAQGLPVLAHLTHAETAAVDHVHGGPDGSPAEGLLTAPVHAVPRMLDKAGLRLQDFDVYEIHEAFASTVLATLAAWEDEQFCKERLGRDEALGAIDRDQLNVTGSSLAAGHPFAATGGRIVATAAKLLHERGGGRALISICAAGGNGVVAILEK; this is encoded by the coding sequence ATGCAGGCCCGCCCCGCCGCCGTCCTGGGCGGCAACCGCACGCCGTTCGCGCGGCAGAACGGCCCCTACGCGCAGGCGAGCAACAGCGACCTGCTGTCGGCCGCCATCGAGGGGCTGGTCGCCCGCTTCGCATTGCAGGGGCAGCGTGCCGGGGAGGTGGTCGCGGGGGCCGTGCTCAAGCACAGCCGCGACTTCAACCTGACCCGCGAGGTCGTGCTCGGGTCGTCACTGGACCGCGCGACGCCGGCGTACGACGTCCAGATGGCGTGCGGCACCGGCCTGCAGGCCGTCGTCAACGTCGCCAACCGGATCGCGCTGCACCAGATCGACTGGGGTATCGCCGGGGGCACCGACACGACCAGCGACGCCCCGCTGGCGGTCGGGGACGACCTGCGGCGACTGCTCATCCGCCTCAACGCCGCCCGGACGGTGCAGGAGCGGCTGAGGATCGTGGCCGGCTTCCGCCCGGGCCACCTGCTGCCGGAGATGCCCCAGAACGTCGAACCCCGGACCGGGTTGTCGATGGGCGAGCACGCCGCGATCACCGCAGCGGAGTGGGGCATCACGCGCGAGGCGCAGGACGCCCTCGCGCTCGCCAGCCATCACCACCTCGCCGCCGCCTACGACCGCGGTTTCCTCGACGACCTCGTGACCCCGTTCCTCGGCCTGCAGCGGGACCAGAATCTGCGCCCCGACAGCTCCCTCGACGACCTCGCCAGGCTGAAGCCGGTGTTCGGCCGCGACCTCGGAGACGCCGCCACCATGACCGCCGGCAACTCGACGCCCCTGTCCGACGGCGCCTCGGCCGTGCTGCTCGGCAGCGACGACTGGGCCGCGGCCCAGGGGCTGCCGGTGCTGGCCCACCTCACCCACGCCGAGACCGCAGCCGTCGACCATGTCCACGGCGGACCCGACGGCAGCCCGGCCGAGGGCCTGCTGACGGCGCCGGTCCACGCGGTTCCACGCATGCTGGACAAGGCGGGGCTGCGGCTGCAGGACTTCGACGTCTACGAGATCCACGAAGCCTTCGCCTCCACGGTGCTCGCGACGCTCGCCGCGTGGGAGGACGAGCAGTTCTGCAAGGAGCGGCTCGGACGCGACGAGGCGCTCGGCGCGATCGACCGCGACCAGCTCAACGTGACCGGCTCGTCGTTGGCCGCGGGCCATCCCTTCGCCGCGACGGGCGGCCGGATCGTCGCCACCGCCGCGAAGCTGCTGCACGAGCGTGGCGGTGGTCGGGCGCTGATCTCGATCTGCGCCGCCGGTGGCAACGGCGTCGTCGCCATCCTCGAGAAGTAG
- a CDS encoding GH1 family beta-glucosidase, whose protein sequence is MTIEAAALPPAIYGVATSSYQIEGATDVDGRGDSIWDTFGRVPGNVVGGDTGETGCDHYHRLSEDLDLLAWLGVDSYRFSIAWPRVLPDGERVESRGLAFYDRLVDGLLDRGIRPLATLYHWDLPQALETAGGWASRETVERFATYARVVAEHLGDRVGDWSTLNEPWCSAFLGYDVGVHAPGVRDPARAIAATHHLLLAHGRGTRVLRDVLGPDASIGLVINPAPVRPASDAAEDVEVVALADGMRNRVWTDPVFRGVYPDDVLAAWEPLADLAALHRDGDLDEIAAPVDVLGINYYTPLYVGARAAGHEGASPAGPGQDHVVELSGPPPASAMGWSIDPTGLYDLLTRLDADYDVPMAITETGGAFPDAPDEDGRVDDTDRIAYLDGHLEEFARAARDGVDLRAFYVWTLLDNFEWAEGYRRTFGIVRVDRDTMRRIPKRSAYWYRDLLAARTVRPTG, encoded by the coding sequence ATGACGATCGAGGCAGCGGCACTGCCACCGGCGATCTACGGCGTGGCGACCTCCAGCTACCAGATCGAGGGGGCCACCGACGTCGACGGCCGCGGCGACTCCATCTGGGACACCTTCGGTCGCGTGCCCGGCAACGTGGTGGGCGGCGACACCGGCGAGACCGGCTGCGATCACTACCACCGCCTGTCCGAGGATCTCGACCTGCTGGCCTGGCTCGGCGTGGACAGCTACCGGTTCTCGATCGCCTGGCCCCGGGTCCTGCCTGACGGCGAGCGCGTCGAGTCGCGGGGGCTCGCCTTCTACGACCGTCTCGTCGACGGCCTGCTCGACCGCGGCATACGACCCCTGGCCACCCTCTACCACTGGGACCTGCCCCAGGCGTTGGAGACCGCCGGCGGCTGGGCGTCGCGTGAGACCGTCGAGCGGTTCGCCACCTATGCCCGGGTCGTGGCCGAACACCTCGGCGACCGCGTCGGCGACTGGTCGACGCTGAACGAGCCCTGGTGCTCGGCCTTCCTCGGCTACGACGTCGGCGTCCACGCCCCGGGGGTCCGTGACCCCGCCCGGGCCATCGCCGCGACCCATCACCTGCTGCTGGCGCACGGCCGCGGCACCCGCGTCCTGCGGGACGTGCTCGGCCCGGACGCGAGCATCGGCCTGGTGATCAACCCCGCGCCGGTACGACCTGCGTCCGACGCCGCCGAGGACGTCGAGGTGGTCGCCCTCGCCGACGGCATGCGCAACCGCGTGTGGACCGATCCCGTCTTCCGCGGTGTCTACCCCGACGACGTGCTGGCGGCGTGGGAGCCGCTCGCCGACCTGGCGGCCCTGCACCGCGACGGCGACCTCGACGAGATCGCCGCTCCCGTCGACGTGCTCGGCATCAACTACTACACGCCGCTGTACGTGGGTGCACGCGCCGCCGGCCACGAGGGCGCGTCACCGGCCGGACCCGGTCAGGACCACGTCGTCGAACTGTCCGGTCCGCCGCCGGCGTCGGCGATGGGCTGGAGCATCGACCCGACCGGCCTGTACGACCTGCTCACCCGCCTCGACGCCGACTACGACGTGCCGATGGCGATCACCGAGACCGGCGGTGCGTTCCCCGACGCCCCCGACGAGGACGGCCGCGTCGACGACACCGACCGCATCGCCTACCTCGACGGCCACCTCGAGGAGTTCGCCCGGGCCGCCAGGGACGGGGTCGACCTGCGGGCCTTCTACGTGTGGACGCTGCTGGACAACTTCGAGTGGGCCGAGGGGTACCGGCGTACCTTCGGGATCGTGCGCGTCGACCGCGACACGATGCGACGGATCCCCAAGCGCTCGGCGTACTGGTACCGCGACCTGCTGGCGGCGCGGACCGTGCGCCCGACGGGGTGA
- a CDS encoding ABC transporter substrate-binding protein, translating to MRHTKRLVAALAASALALTACGGGDDDNGDTATGEEGDLSGTEVTVFGAPTSVEGDAINAVIQEYFNEPTGANAVYEGSDSFESQVQIRIDGGNPPDIAIYPQPGAVVDQAAQGNAISLESMGFDIAELEERFGDYLLSLGEYEGEHYGIPTNVNFKSLVWYNIPVFEAEGYEIPETFDDLISLSEQMVADGYTPWAIGTGSDDATGWPATDWMEDIVLRQAGAETYDGWVSNEVPFDDPAIVEAAETFDRILDGEGFVVGGKSAIPDIDFRDAPAAIIGDEPDALMHRQASFITNFFPDGAEFGTDYGVFPFPSIDGNDGALIAGELATVFDDRPEVREFIRVFTDTDAQCAQGSFEDVARISPNVNTTADCYDDEVVATAAESTLSALREGTARFDASDLMPPQVGSGSFWNAMNEWMRGGDIESLLTEVQNSWPSS from the coding sequence ATGCGCCACACGAAGAGGTTGGTCGCGGCTCTGGCCGCGTCCGCACTTGCGCTCACCGCCTGCGGCGGTGGCGACGACGACAACGGGGACACCGCCACCGGTGAGGAGGGCGACCTCAGCGGCACCGAGGTGACCGTCTTCGGCGCTCCCACCAGCGTCGAGGGCGACGCCATCAACGCCGTCATCCAGGAGTACTTCAACGAGCCCACCGGCGCCAACGCCGTCTACGAGGGTTCGGACAGCTTCGAGTCGCAGGTCCAGATCCGCATCGACGGCGGCAACCCGCCGGACATCGCGATCTACCCGCAGCCGGGCGCGGTCGTCGACCAGGCGGCGCAGGGCAACGCGATCTCGCTGGAGTCCATGGGCTTCGACATCGCCGAACTCGAAGAGCGGTTCGGTGACTACCTGCTCTCGCTCGGCGAGTACGAGGGTGAGCACTACGGCATCCCGACCAACGTCAACTTCAAGTCCCTGGTCTGGTACAACATCCCGGTCTTCGAGGCCGAGGGCTACGAGATCCCCGAGACCTTCGACGACCTCATCTCGCTGTCCGAGCAGATGGTCGCCGACGGCTACACGCCCTGGGCGATCGGGACCGGCTCCGACGACGCGACCGGCTGGCCGGCGACCGACTGGATGGAGGACATCGTCCTGCGCCAGGCCGGTGCCGAGACCTACGACGGCTGGGTCTCCAACGAGGTCCCCTTCGACGACCCCGCGATCGTCGAGGCGGCCGAGACGTTCGACCGCATCCTCGACGGCGAGGGCTTCGTGGTCGGCGGCAAGTCGGCGATCCCCGACATCGACTTCCGTGACGCCCCCGCGGCCATCATCGGCGACGAGCCCGACGCCCTGATGCACCGTCAGGCGTCGTTCATCACCAACTTCTTCCCCGACGGGGCGGAGTTCGGCACCGACTACGGCGTGTTCCCGTTCCCCTCGATCGACGGCAACGACGGCGCCCTGATCGCCGGCGAGCTGGCCACGGTCTTCGACGACCGTCCCGAGGTCCGCGAGTTCATCCGCGTCTTCACCGACACGGACGCCCAGTGCGCACAGGGCAGCTTCGAGGACGTGGCCCGCATCTCGCCGAACGTCAACACCACGGCGGACTGCTACGACGACGAGGTGGTCGCGACGGCCGCCGAGTCCACCCTGAGCGCGTTGCGCGAGGGCACGGCGCGTTTCGACGCGTCGGACCTCATGCCGCCCCAGGTCGGTTCCGGCTCGTTCTGGAACGCCATGAACGAGTGGATGCGCGGTGGCGACATCGAGTCGCTGCTGACCGAGGTGCAGAACAGCTGGCCGTCCAGCTGA
- a CDS encoding LacI family DNA-binding transcriptional regulator, translating to MAARAGVSRSTVSRVVTGHPRVSPEARLAVESAVAELGYQPNRAARSLATRRTGTVALVVREPEERVFDEPFFAGIVRGVSRAMARTDLQLVLLLAGAEPAAPDGVDTDALARVERYLLGGHADGALLLSLHADDPLPGRLRAAGLPVVVGGRPPKDDAIVSWVDADNRGGGALATGHLLRRGRTTVGVLTGPADMVAARDRLAGFRDARRDAGRAPAPELEETGDFTRAGGARAMARLLRRVPDLDGVVVASDLAALGALQALAAAGRKVPADVAVVGFDDSLVAASAQPPLTTVRQPVEQLGVRMVELLGTQLAGDPALRHEILPTELVVRASG from the coding sequence GTGGCGGCGCGCGCGGGCGTGTCGCGCTCCACGGTCAGCCGGGTCGTCACCGGCCATCCACGCGTCTCGCCGGAAGCGCGCCTGGCGGTGGAGTCGGCGGTCGCCGAACTGGGCTACCAGCCCAACCGGGCCGCCCGTTCGCTCGCGACCCGGCGCACCGGCACGGTGGCCCTCGTGGTCCGCGAGCCCGAGGAGCGCGTGTTCGACGAGCCGTTCTTCGCCGGGATCGTGCGGGGCGTGAGCCGGGCGATGGCCCGCACGGACCTGCAGCTGGTCCTGCTGCTCGCGGGTGCCGAGCCGGCGGCCCCGGACGGGGTGGACACCGACGCCCTGGCGCGCGTCGAGCGGTATCTGCTCGGCGGACACGCCGACGGGGCGCTGTTGTTGTCGCTGCACGCCGACGACCCACTGCCGGGCCGTCTGCGGGCGGCGGGCCTGCCGGTGGTGGTCGGCGGCCGCCCGCCGAAGGACGACGCAATCGTGTCCTGGGTCGACGCGGACAACCGCGGTGGCGGGGCGCTCGCCACCGGACACCTGCTCCGGCGTGGCCGGACCACCGTCGGGGTGTTGACCGGTCCCGCCGACATGGTCGCGGCACGTGACCGCCTCGCCGGATTCCGAGACGCGCGGCGGGACGCGGGCCGCGCGCCGGCGCCCGAACTCGAGGAGACCGGCGACTTCACACGCGCCGGGGGAGCGCGGGCCATGGCCCGGCTGCTGCGACGTGTTCCCGACCTCGACGGCGTCGTCGTCGCCTCGGACCTCGCCGCGCTGGGCGCCCTCCAGGCCTTGGCGGCGGCCGGGCGGAAGGTGCCGGCCGACGTCGCCGTCGTCGGATTCGACGACTCCCTGGTCGCCGCGTCGGCGCAGCCGCCGTTGACGACCGTGCGGCAGCCCGTCGAGCAGCTGGGCGTCCGCATGGTGGAGCTGCTCGGGACGCAACTCGCCGGGGACCCCGCGCTACGCCACGAGATCCTGCCGACCGAGCTCGTGGTCCGCGCCAGCGGCTGA
- a CDS encoding carbohydrate ABC transporter permease, with translation MSTATTSAPEATTAAPRPTGTKSSGSGWFVRITVIVIVAIWLIPTVGLFISSFRTRSYINSEGWWTAFIRPFAEGQWTLDNYATVLGQSRGFGNAFINSLAVTIPSTVIPITIAMFAAYAFSWMHFKGRYLLFVGVVALIAVPLHVALIPILRLYQNGVELFGITIFPALQLQGSFPAMWLAHTGFGLPLAIYLLRNYVGSLPSSIIESARVDGATHMQIFTRLVVPLSVPALAAFATLQFLWVWNDLLVALVFLGGTADVRVLQLALADLQGAFGQNRHILPAAAFVTMGLPMVVFFSLQRFFVRGLTAGAVKG, from the coding sequence ATGAGCACCGCCACCACCTCGGCCCCCGAGGCCACCACCGCGGCGCCGCGGCCGACCGGGACGAAGTCCTCGGGCAGCGGCTGGTTCGTCCGGATCACAGTCATCGTGATCGTGGCGATCTGGCTGATCCCGACCGTCGGCCTGTTCATCTCGTCGTTCCGCACCCGCTCTTACATCAACTCCGAGGGCTGGTGGACGGCGTTCATCCGACCCTTCGCCGAGGGCCAGTGGACGCTGGACAACTACGCCACCGTCCTGGGCCAGTCGCGGGGCTTCGGCAACGCGTTCATCAACAGCCTGGCGGTGACCATCCCCTCCACCGTGATCCCGATCACGATCGCCATGTTCGCGGCATACGCGTTCTCGTGGATGCACTTCAAGGGCCGCTACCTGCTCTTCGTCGGCGTCGTCGCGCTGATCGCCGTGCCGCTGCACGTGGCGCTGATCCCGATCCTGCGCCTGTACCAGAACGGCGTCGAGCTGTTCGGGATCACGATCTTCCCCGCGCTGCAGCTGCAGGGCAGCTTCCCGGCCATGTGGCTGGCGCACACCGGGTTCGGGCTCCCGCTGGCGATCTACCTGCTGCGCAACTACGTCGGTTCGCTGCCGTCCTCGATCATCGAGTCCGCCCGGGTCGACGGCGCCACCCACATGCAGATCTTCACCCGCCTCGTGGTGCCGCTCTCGGTCCCGGCGTTGGCGGCGTTCGCCACGCTGCAGTTCCTGTGGGTCTGGAACGACCTGCTGGTGGCCCTGGTCTTCCTCGGCGGCACCGCCGACGTCCGGGTGCTGCAGCTGGCGCTGGCCGACCTGCAGGGCGCCTTCGGCCAGAATCGGCACATCCTGCCGGCGGCGGCGTTCGTCACGATGGGTCTGCCCATGGTGGTGTTCTTCTCGCTCCAGCGCTTCTTCGTCCGGGGCCTGACCGCGGGTGCGGTGAAGGGCTGA
- a CDS encoding 3-oxoacyl-ACP reductase: protein MPDRYQQLVTSPLGRQVADAFSLPVPEPLRRYEPGQSLIEGLALVGEAKGGRLLPAALGVLEAAEADVRRTVDDSANPYGALVFDASGIDDSGRLRELYQFFHAVVRRTGPSARLIVLAAATDEGDARTRTAQRAIEGFTRSLGKELRQGSTCNLVRIARGAEDRAASTLAFLLSAKSAFVAGQVVTLRPTDESPVELVDPARPHAGRVALVTGAAQGIGASMAAVLARDGAHVICVDIPAQGEALARVANHVGGSTLHLDVTAASAPATLVDHLRGRQFAEAGAGGGPGIDVVVHNAGITRDKTLAGMDDERWDQVLDVNLSSQERLDEALLEADLLRPHGRVIGVSSIGGIAGNRGQTNYGTSKAGVIGRVEALADELAGRAATINAVAPGFIETAMTARMPVGVREAGRRMSSLGQGGRPVDVAEAVSWLADVRSGAVNGQVVRVCGQSLLGA from the coding sequence GTGCCCGACCGCTACCAGCAACTCGTGACCTCCCCACTCGGCCGTCAGGTGGCCGACGCGTTCAGCCTGCCGGTCCCCGAACCCTTGCGCCGCTACGAGCCGGGACAATCGCTGATCGAGGGTCTGGCGCTCGTCGGCGAGGCCAAGGGTGGGCGGCTGCTGCCTGCCGCTCTCGGGGTGTTGGAGGCCGCGGAGGCCGACGTGCGGCGCACGGTCGACGACAGCGCCAACCCCTACGGCGCACTGGTCTTCGACGCCAGCGGCATCGACGACAGCGGACGCCTGCGCGAGCTGTACCAGTTCTTCCACGCGGTGGTCCGCCGGACCGGCCCGAGCGCCCGCCTGATCGTGCTCGCTGCCGCCACCGACGAGGGCGACGCCCGGACGCGGACCGCCCAGCGGGCCATCGAGGGCTTCACCCGTTCGCTCGGCAAGGAGCTCCGGCAGGGTTCGACCTGCAACCTGGTGCGCATCGCGCGGGGCGCCGAGGACCGGGCGGCGTCCACGCTCGCCTTCCTGCTGTCGGCGAAGTCGGCGTTCGTCGCCGGCCAGGTGGTGACGCTGCGGCCCACCGACGAGTCACCGGTCGAGCTCGTCGACCCCGCCCGGCCGCACGCCGGTCGGGTCGCGCTGGTGACCGGTGCGGCCCAGGGAATCGGGGCCTCGATGGCGGCCGTACTCGCTCGGGACGGGGCGCATGTCATCTGCGTCGACATCCCCGCCCAGGGCGAGGCGCTGGCACGCGTCGCCAACCACGTCGGCGGCAGCACCCTGCACCTCGACGTCACCGCCGCGTCCGCGCCGGCCACGCTGGTCGACCACCTCCGTGGGCGTCAGTTCGCCGAGGCCGGGGCCGGGGGCGGGCCGGGCATCGACGTCGTCGTGCACAACGCCGGCATCACCCGCGACAAGACGCTGGCCGGCATGGACGACGAGCGCTGGGACCAGGTGCTCGACGTCAACCTCTCGAGCCAGGAACGCCTGGACGAGGCCCTGCTGGAGGCGGACCTGCTGCGGCCCCACGGTCGCGTCATCGGCGTGTCGTCGATCGGTGGGATCGCCGGCAACCGGGGCCAGACCAACTACGGCACCAGCAAGGCCGGCGTCATCGGTCGCGTCGAAGCGCTCGCGGACGAGCTGGCCGGTCGCGCCGCGACGATCAACGCCGTCGCGCCGGGGTTCATCGAGACCGCGATGACGGCGCGGATGCCGGTCGGCGTACGCGAGGCGGGCCGCCGCATGAGCAGCCTCGGGCAGGGCGGGCGTCCCGTCGACGTCGCCGAGGCCGTGTCCTGGCTCGCCGACGTCCGCTCGGGAGCCGTCAACGGGCAGGTCGTGCGTGTCTGCGGCCAGAGCCTGCTGGGAGCCTGA